Proteins from one Bombyx mori chromosome 25, ASM3026992v2 genomic window:
- the LOC119628376 gene encoding trypsin inhibitor-like, producing the protein MLKYTSISFLLIILLFSFTNANPDCLLPIKTGPCRGGFRRYAYDSSEDKCVEFIYGGCQANANNFETIEECEAACLYNTCECSCP; encoded by the exons ATGTTGAAATACACGagcatttcgtttttattaataattcttttattttccTTCACTAACGCTAATC CTGATTGTTTGCTGCCAATAAAGACGGGCCCTTGCAGGGGCGGTTTCCGAAG ATATGCCTACGATTCATCGGAGGACAAATGCGTTGAATTCATCTACGGAGGTTGCCAAGCGAATGCTAATAATTTTGAGACTATAGAAGAGTGCGAAGCAGCCTGCCTGTACAATACGTGCGAGTGTTCATGTCCTTAA